A section of the Struthio camelus isolate bStrCam1 chromosome 18, bStrCam1.hap1, whole genome shotgun sequence genome encodes:
- the TSHZ2 gene encoding teashirt homolog 2, which translates to MPRRKQQAPKRAAGYVQEEGLKEEEDIKEEEEDDDDNNSTAQLQGSNDTGTDEEHEVGPEQKGNFSYQNSPVSHISNQDAENESLLSDGSDHVTDVKSICSREPQDPKTSAHPKAQNEAHDCMDKMTAVYANILSDSYWTGLGLGFKLSNSEKRSCDNRNGGNKADFDWHQDALSKSLQQNLPSRPVSKPNLFSSVQLYRQSSKMCGAVFTGASRFRCRQCSAAYDTLVELTVHMNETGHYQDDNHKKDKHRPTSYSKPRKRAFQDMDKEDAQKVLKCMFCGDSFDSLQDLSVHMIKTKHYQKVPLKEPVPTISSKMVTPAKKRVFDVNRPCSPDSTTGSFSDTFSPQKNANLQLSSNNRYGYQNGASYTWQFEACKSQILKCMECGSSHDTLQQLTTHMMVTGHFLKVTSSASKKGKQLVLDPLAVEKMQSLSEAPANDSPVSKTTSKSSSECIAPTSELKKETKKDKTDDTNKDEKVVKTEEYEDTLQKPLDPTMKYQYLREEDLEDGSKGGGDILKSLENTVTTAINKAQNGAPSWSAYPSIHAAYQLSEGAKPSLPVGSQVLQIRPTITNKLRPIAPKWKVMPLVPISANVGQCTQVKKETDDKEDVQKDYAKEGMQAEPAPLCQNEREPLLKCEASVEPKKTEPCPLKEEDKIKEDSGKEKTVLKEPTAASLSNGCAAANHSSELPCVNPLSALQSVLNNHLGKATEPLRPQSNCSPSSSTISMFHKPNLNMLEKPVLSPAPTPPKPASVSRHYLFENNDQPIDLTKSKGKKAESAQAQSCTSPPQKHALSDIADMVKVLPKATTPKPAASSRIPPMKLEIDVRRFEDVSTEVSTLHKRKGRQSNWNPQHLLILQAQFASSLFQTSEGKYLLSDLGPQERMQISKFTGLSMTTISHWLANVKYQLRKTGGTKFLKNMDKGHPIFYCSDCASQFRTPSTYISHLESHLGFQMKDMNRLAVEQQTKVEQEISRVSVQRSPETIAGEEDTDSKFKCKLCCRTFASKHAVKLHLSKTHSKSPEHHSQFVAEVDEE; encoded by the coding sequence GTTATGTCCAAGAGGAAGGtttaaaggaagaggaagatataaaggaggaggaagaagatgacGATGACAACAATTCAACCGCTCAACTTCAGGGCAGCAATGACACCGGTACAGATGAGGAACATGAAGTGGGACCTGAGCAGAAAGGGAACTTCAGTTACCAGAATTCTCCTGTCAGTCATATATCTAATCAGGATGCAGAAAATGAATCACTACTGAGTGATGGTAGTGACCATGTGACAGATGTTAAAAGCATTTGCTCTAGAGAGCCACAGGATCCAAAAACCAGCGCCCATCCCAAAGCCCAGAACGAAGCACATGATTGCATGGATAAAATGACAGCAGTCTATGCCAACATACTGTCAGATTCATATTGGACAGGCTTAGGGCTGGGTTTCAAGTTGTCTAACTCTGAAAAGAGGAGTTGTGACAACAGAAATGGAGGTAACAAAGCTGATTTTGACTGGCACCAAGATGCATTGTCAAAAAGCTTACAACAGAATTTACCTTCCAGACCTGTCTCGAAACCTAACCTGTTCAGCTCAGTCCAGCTCTACAGACAGAGCAGCAAAATGTGTGGAGCTGTATTCACAGGTGCTAGCAGGTTTAgatgcaggcagtgcagtgctgcCTATGACACTTTGGTAGAATTAACGGTTCATATGAATGAAACAGGTCATTACCAAGATGACAACCATAAAAAGGACAAGCACAGACCTACCAGCTACTCAAAGCCCCGAAAAAGGGCTTTCCAGGACATGGACAAAGAAGATGCACAAAAAGTTCTGAAATGTATGTTCTGTGGTGACTCTTTTGATTCCCTTCAAGATCTGAGTGTTCatatgataaaaacaaaacattaccaaAAAGTGCCTTTGAAGGAGCCGGTACCAACCATTTCTTCAAAAATGGTCACTCCAGCAAAGAAACGCGTGTTTGATGTTAACAGGCCTTGCTCCCCTGATTCCACAACAGGGTCTTTCTCAGAtactttttctcctcagaagaaTGCAAACCTGCAGTTATCATCTAACAACCGATATGGCTACCAAAATGGCGCCAGCTATACGTGGCAGTTTGAGGCCTGTAAATCCCAGATTTTGAAGTGTATGGAATGTGGAAGCTCGCATGACACCTTGCAGCAGCTAACAACTCATATGATGGTCACTGGCCACTTCTTGAAAGTCACAAGTTCAGCTTCAAAAAAGGGAAAGCAACTCGTTCTGGATCCTTTAGCTGTGGAAAAGATGCAATCACTGTCTGAAGCACCAGCCAATGACAGCCCGGTTTCAAAAACAACCAGTAAATCATCTTCAGAATGCATAGCTCCCACTTCTGAActaaagaaagaaactaaaaaagaTAAGACTGACGATACAAACAAAGATGAGAAAGTGGTAAAAACTGAAGAGTATGAAGACACACTTCAGAAACCACTGGATCCTACAATGAAATACCAGTACCTCAGAGAAGAAGATTTGGAAGATGGTTCAAAGGGTGGTGGGGACATTTTAAAGTCATTGGAGAACACTGTCACAACAGCCATCAATAAAGCTCAAAACGGAGCTCCTAGCTGGAGTGCATATCCTAGTATCCATGCAGCTTATCAGCTTTCAGAAGGAGCTAAGCCTTCTTTGCCTGTGGGTTCCCAAGTACTGCAAATCAGGCCAACAATCACCAATAAATTGAGACCCATTGCTCCAAAGTGGAAGGTCATGCCTCTGGTCCCTATCTCAGCAAATGTGGGCCAGTGCACTCAAGTGAAGAAGGAAACTGATGACAAGGAAGATGTACAAAAGGACTATGCTAAAGAGGGCATGCAAGCTGAGCCTGCCCCCCTCTGTCAGAATGAAAGAGAACCTCTCCTCAAATGTGAAGCCTCTGTGGAGCCAAAAAAGACAGAACCATGTCCCTTGAAAGaagaagacaaaataaaagaGGACAgcggaaaagaaaaaacagtcctCAAGGAACCAACAGCAGCTTCTCTTAGTAATGGTTGTGCTGCTGCCAACCATTCCTCTGAACTGCCTTGTGTCAACCCACTTAGTGCCCTCCAGTCAGTACTGAATAATCACTTGGGCAAAGCTACTGAACCTTTACGGCCCCAATCCAACTGCAGCCCCAGTTCTAGCACAATTTCTATGTTCCACAAACCTAATTTAAATATGTTGGAGAAGCCAGTTTTATCTCCTGCTCCAACCCCACCAAAGCCTGCAAGTGTGTCCAGGCACTATTTGTTTGAAAACAATGATCAGCCTATTGACCTGACCAAATCTAAAGGCAAGAAAGCTGAATCAGCTCAAGCACAATCTTGTACTTCTCCGCCTCAAAAGCATGCTCTTTCTGACATTGCTGACATGGTCAAAGTTCTTCCCAAAGCTACTACACCAAAACCTGCTGCATCTTCAAGGATCCCACCTATGAAACTGGAAATAGATGTCCGACGCTTTGAGGATGTCTCAACAGAAGTCTCTACTCTGCATAAAAGGAAGGGCAGACAGTCAAACTGGAACCCTCAGCATCTTCTCATTTTGCAAGCTCAGTTTGCTTCCAGTCTCTTCCAGACTTCCGAAGGTAAATATTTATTATCAGATCTAGGCCCACAAGAGCGCATGCAGATTTCAAAATTTACTGGGCTGTCTATGACCACCATCAGCCACTGGTTGGCAAATGTCAAGTACCAACTTAGGAAAACTGGAGGAACAAAGTTTTTGAAAAACATGGACAAAGGACATCCAATCTTTTATTGCAGTGACTGTGCGTCTCAGTTTCGAACCCCATCTACTTATATTAGCCATTTAGAATCTCATCTAGGTTTCCAAATGAAAGATATGAACAGGCTGGCTGTGGAGCAGCAAACCAAGGTAGAGCAAGAAATCTCCAGAGTTTCAGTTCAAAGATCTCCTGAAACAATAGCTGGAGAAGAGGACACAGACTCTAAGTTCAAATGTAAGTTGTGCTGTCGGACATTTGCGAGCAAACATGCAGTAAAACTTCATCTAAGCAAAACACACAGCAAGTCACCAGAACACCATTCACAATTTGTAGCAGAAGTGGATGAAGAATAA